The proteins below come from a single Mucilaginibacter mali genomic window:
- a CDS encoding type II toxin-antitoxin system HipA family toxin, whose protein sequence is MPVPEINTCPATLAPGYHTYSPVGLKRLFNGRKVSHVLIYSSPKVNEDDAEKFVENRKRLSISGVQEKLSFLLQKKTLRLTESGEQGTYILKPIPRDVKKVDQLPANEHLTMQIARQVYGINTAENGLVFFNSGEPVYITKRFDVKPDGSKWRKEDFASLGGKSKETAGLDFKYESSYEEIAVLIKRFVPAWRIEIEKYFSLVLFNFLFSNGDAHLKNFALLETEQGDFILSPAYDLLNTKIHVDDSDFAFQKGLFANGSKSVIWERTGHPIKDDFYRFGEVIGLAPKRIEALLLPFITRQEKVVELTANSYLQEPIKKAYIDHYYKKMNLLMR, encoded by the coding sequence ATGCCGGTGCCTGAAATAAATACATGCCCGGCAACATTAGCCCCGGGGTATCATACCTACAGCCCGGTTGGGTTGAAAAGGTTATTTAATGGCCGTAAAGTGAGCCATGTTTTAATATACAGTTCGCCAAAGGTTAATGAAGATGATGCAGAGAAATTTGTAGAGAACCGGAAGCGCTTATCCATATCGGGCGTGCAGGAAAAACTTTCTTTTTTGCTGCAAAAAAAAACGCTGCGCCTGACAGAAAGCGGGGAGCAGGGCACTTATATTTTAAAACCTATTCCGCGCGATGTGAAAAAAGTAGACCAGCTACCGGCTAACGAGCATTTAACCATGCAAATTGCCAGGCAGGTTTATGGCATAAACACCGCCGAAAATGGCTTGGTTTTTTTTAACAGCGGCGAACCGGTTTACATTACCAAACGCTTTGATGTTAAGCCCGATGGCAGCAAATGGCGTAAAGAAGATTTTGCCAGTTTAGGCGGTAAAAGCAAAGAAACCGCCGGCTTAGATTTTAAATACGAATCGAGCTACGAAGAGATCGCTGTTTTAATAAAAAGGTTTGTGCCGGCCTGGCGGATAGAAATAGAGAAATATTTCTCGCTGGTACTTTTTAACTTTCTGTTCTCAAACGGCGACGCGCATCTCAAAAACTTTGCTTTATTAGAGACCGAACAGGGCGATTTTATACTTAGCCCGGCGTACGATCTGCTGAATACTAAAATTCACGTAGATGATAGCGACTTTGCTTTTCAAAAAGGGTTGTTTGCAAATGGATCAAAATCAGTGATTTGGGAAAGAACAGGCCACCCCATAAAAGATGATTTTTACCGGTTTGGCGAAGTTATTGGCCTGGCACCTAAAAGAATTGAAGCATTGTTATTGCCGTTTATAACCAGGCAGGAAAAGGTGGTAGAGTTAACCGCAAACTCTTATTTACAGGAGCCTATTAAAAAAGCTTATATAGATCATTACTATAAAAAGATGAACCTGTTGATGCGGTAA
- a CDS encoding HipA N-terminal domain-containing protein, which translates to MRAAQVFYNHILAGVLTEADRDNYSFVYDGAYFNNPSLPAVSLTLPKSQKEYHSAFLFPFFYNMLAEGVNRTLQSRQLKIDENDSFGFLLATARYDTIGAITVKPIENAGA; encoded by the coding sequence ATGAGAGCGGCGCAGGTTTTTTATAATCATATACTGGCAGGGGTACTTACCGAGGCCGATAGGGATAATTACAGCTTTGTTTATGATGGTGCTTACTTTAACAACCCATCGTTGCCGGCCGTTAGCCTTACTTTGCCCAAAAGCCAAAAAGAATATCACTCCGCGTTTTTATTTCCCTTTTTTTATAACATGCTGGCCGAAGGTGTTAACCGCACCCTGCAAAGCCGGCAATTAAAAATAGATGAAAATGATAGCTTCGGTTTTTTATTGGCTACTGCCCGTTACGACACCATTGGTGCTATAACTGTTAAACCTATTGAAAATGCCGGTGCCTGA
- a CDS encoding malectin domain-containing carbohydrate-binding protein: MRALFLALCLVLSAFSLKAQSTRQDISLNANWKTIADDNSNKTYNGFEQTSFSDKSWKTVNVPHNWDDYGGYRRLKHGNRHGYAWYRKMFTVAAQPQGKRYFLFFEGVSSYATVWLNGKQVGYHAGGRTTFMLDVTDAILPGKTNLLSVRADHPSFIKDLPWVCGACSDDPGFSEGSQPMGIYRPVHLIITDPVRIQPFGIHIWNDTTVSERSATLNLETEVKNYSKALSNVSIIQKLLDATGKLVASTQTNKKIEAGSDATIAQTLPKLSNVHLWDLQHPYLYQLVTEISANGKITDRQTTPYGIRWISWPIGRKNSDGRFYLNGKPIFINGIAEYEHLMGKSHAFTSQQVKARVMQVKAAGFNAFRDAHQPHNLEYQNYWDKLGILWWPQYSAHIWYDTKEFRDEFKTLLVDWVKERRNNPSNILWGLQNESRLPEDFAKECSDIIRKLDPTASSQRKITTCNGGRGTDWDIPQNWTGTYGGNPLTYSDDIKKQNLVGEYGAWRSEGLHTEGPFNPNGPYSEERFAQLMETKVRLAEAVKDKVSGQFQWLLYSHDNPGRTQGGEGMREMDRVGPVNYKGLFTIWGQPTDAFYMYRANYVPASKEPMVYIVSHTWPNRWLKPGKKDSLVVYSNCDEVELFNDIGHTSLGKKKRGGIGTHFQWDGVDIKYNVLYAVGYVNGKPVAKDEVVLNHLPPAPNLAATEKEKDDILKPVPNSKYVWRINCGGDAYTDSFGNHWEPDNIWFNSSSWASEYREMPEAFASQQRTFDRIKGTNNSALFQTFRYGQDKLKFYTQLPDGDYRVELFFTEPWYGAGGTDCTGWRVFDVAINGETKIKDLDIWKEAGYDRALKKTVYAHINGGELEVSFPNAAAGQAIISAIAVAQLKVTRALADTDFHVYPQLLTGPTLLKRWLDIGQKQYSNADITFSNLPPVLFGAEWIQTENKAGSEVRSVRSHEAPVNVYVAMDCAPEDRPEWLRDYEVTGLYIENDYKGGHKMPLYRKRFNPARNINLGENKGELMFTIFAVPVTQMEPATDLRKTISYNTDAAQIQGSGMVQDTLSGKKVIRLNKDNTGSVAFAIAPGVADLYAIRIKYYNQTDKTFAGKMQLIAADGTVMKQEEISFKPVAKNKSGTVNTSSGTSINAGNYKVVITAPGADGLAISGVEVQ, from the coding sequence ATGAGGGCCCTGTTTTTAGCTTTATGCCTTGTGCTTTCCGCTTTCAGCCTTAAAGCCCAATCCACCCGGCAGGATATCTCCCTCAACGCCAACTGGAAAACCATTGCCGACGATAACAGCAACAAAACTTATAACGGCTTTGAACAAACCAGCTTCAGTGATAAAAGCTGGAAAACCGTCAACGTTCCCCATAACTGGGACGATTACGGGGGCTACCGCCGTCTGAAACACGGCAATCGTCATGGCTATGCCTGGTACCGCAAAATGTTTACTGTAGCAGCGCAACCGCAGGGTAAGCGTTATTTCCTGTTTTTTGAGGGGGTAAGTTCGTACGCCACGGTTTGGTTGAATGGCAAGCAGGTGGGCTATCATGCCGGTGGCCGTACCACGTTCATGCTGGATGTTACCGATGCTATTCTGCCCGGCAAAACCAACCTGCTTAGTGTTCGTGCCGATCATCCGTCGTTTATAAAAGACTTGCCATGGGTTTGCGGGGCTTGTTCCGATGATCCCGGTTTTTCTGAAGGTTCGCAGCCAATGGGTATCTATCGCCCGGTGCATCTCATCATTACCGACCCGGTACGGATCCAGCCTTTCGGCATCCATATCTGGAACGATACTACGGTTAGCGAACGCTCGGCTACGCTGAACCTGGAGACAGAAGTAAAGAACTACAGCAAAGCATTATCAAACGTCAGCATCATCCAAAAACTGCTGGATGCTACGGGTAAACTGGTGGCATCAACCCAAACCAATAAAAAAATAGAAGCAGGCAGCGATGCCACCATCGCCCAAACATTACCAAAGCTCAGCAATGTACACCTCTGGGACCTACAACATCCGTACTTGTACCAACTGGTTACCGAAATATCAGCCAACGGGAAAATAACCGACAGGCAAACCACACCTTATGGCATCCGCTGGATCAGTTGGCCTATTGGGCGTAAGAACAGTGATGGGCGTTTTTACCTGAATGGCAAACCGATATTCATCAATGGTATTGCCGAATATGAACACCTGATGGGCAAAAGTCACGCCTTTACTTCTCAGCAGGTAAAGGCACGTGTGATGCAGGTAAAGGCTGCCGGGTTCAACGCTTTTCGCGATGCGCACCAGCCGCATAATTTGGAATACCAGAATTACTGGGATAAGCTGGGCATCCTGTGGTGGCCGCAGTATTCGGCGCATATCTGGTACGATACTAAAGAGTTTCGCGACGAGTTTAAAACCCTGCTGGTTGATTGGGTGAAGGAGCGTCGCAACAACCCCTCGAACATCCTTTGGGGTTTGCAGAACGAAAGCCGACTGCCCGAGGATTTCGCTAAAGAATGTTCGGATATCATCCGCAAACTCGACCCGACCGCATCATCGCAACGCAAAATTACTACCTGCAATGGCGGCCGCGGTACCGATTGGGACATACCCCAAAACTGGACGGGCACCTACGGTGGCAACCCGCTTACTTATAGCGACGACATAAAAAAGCAAAACCTGGTAGGCGAATACGGCGCCTGGCGCAGCGAAGGCCTGCATACCGAGGGGCCGTTTAACCCAAATGGTCCGTACAGCGAAGAACGCTTCGCTCAATTAATGGAAACCAAAGTTCGTTTGGCCGAGGCGGTAAAAGATAAGGTATCGGGGCAGTTTCAGTGGTTGCTTTATTCGCATGATAATCCCGGTCGCACCCAGGGCGGCGAGGGTATGCGCGAAATGGACCGCGTTGGCCCGGTAAATTACAAAGGCCTGTTCACCATTTGGGGGCAACCTACCGATGCGTTCTATATGTACCGCGCTAATTATGTACCAGCCAGCAAAGAGCCAATGGTCTACATCGTATCGCACACCTGGCCTAACCGCTGGTTGAAGCCTGGGAAAAAGGACAGCCTTGTAGTGTATTCTAATTGCGATGAGGTGGAGTTGTTTAACGATATCGGCCATACATCGCTGGGTAAAAAGAAAAGGGGGGGCATCGGTACGCACTTTCAATGGGATGGCGTGGATATCAAATACAACGTACTATACGCAGTGGGCTATGTGAACGGAAAGCCGGTAGCAAAGGATGAGGTGGTGTTGAACCATTTGCCACCGGCGCCTAATTTGGCCGCAACTGAAAAAGAGAAGGACGATATTTTAAAACCAGTGCCCAACAGCAAATACGTTTGGCGCATCAATTGCGGCGGCGATGCTTACACAGATAGCTTCGGTAACCATTGGGAACCCGATAACATTTGGTTCAATTCATCATCATGGGCGAGCGAATATCGTGAGATGCCCGAAGCTTTTGCCAGTCAGCAACGAACGTTCGACCGTATTAAAGGGACGAACAATAGTGCCTTGTTCCAAACATTCAGGTACGGGCAGGATAAGCTGAAGTTTTATACCCAATTGCCCGATGGCGATTACCGGGTGGAGTTATTTTTTACCGAGCCATGGTACGGCGCGGGCGGTACCGATTGTACCGGCTGGCGTGTGTTTGATGTAGCCATAAACGGCGAGACCAAAATAAAAGACCTGGATATTTGGAAAGAAGCAGGTTATGATCGCGCCCTTAAAAAAACAGTGTATGCCCACATCAACGGCGGAGAATTGGAAGTCTCGTTCCCTAATGCAGCCGCGGGCCAGGCCATTATATCGGCTATCGCGGTTGCTCAGTTAAAGGTTACCAGGGCCCTGGCTGATACGGATTTTCATGTATATCCGCAGCTTTTAACCGGCCCCACTTTGCTAAAAAGGTGGTTGGATATCGGGCAGAAACAATACAGCAATGCTGATATTACCTTTAGCAATTTACCCCCGGTATTGTTCGGTGCCGAATGGATCCAGACAGAAAACAAAGCGGGTAGCGAGGTGCGTTCCGTTCGCTCACACGAAGCACCGGTGAATGTATACGTAGCGATGGACTGCGCGCCCGAAGATCGCCCCGAGTGGTTGCGCGATTACGAAGTTACTGGCCTGTACATAGAGAACGACTATAAAGGCGGGCATAAAATGCCGCTTTACCGCAAGCGTTTTAACCCGGCCCGTAATATTAATTTGGGTGAAAATAAGGGCGAGCTGATGTTCACCATTTTCGCGGTACCTGTTACCCAAATGGAACCCGCTACCGATCTGCGTAAAACCATCAGCTACAATACCGATGCGGCGCAGATACAGGGCAGCGGCATGGTACAGGATACGCTGAGTGGAAAAAAAGTGATACGTTTAAATAAGGATAACACGGGCAGCGTGGCCTTTGCCATTGCGCCGGGTGTGGCCGATCTGTATGCCATCCGCATAAAATATTACAACCAAACCGATAAAACCTTCGCCGGGAAAATGCAACTGATAGCGGCCGACGGCACAGTGATGAAGCAGGAAGAAATCAGCTTTAAACCTGTGGCTAAAAATAAATCGGGTACGGTGAATACATCTTCGGGCACCAGTATTAACGCGGGTAATTATAAAGTAGTAATTACTGCGCCGGGTGCCGATGGTTTGGCAATAAGCGGGGTGGAGGTACAGTAA
- a CDS encoding MBL fold metallo-hydrolase — protein MSVFICSLNSGSNGNCYYVGDQRDAVLIDAGISCRETEKRMLRAGLSMSKVRAIFVSHEHSDHIRGIPVIAKKYDLPVYITPGTLSNSGFLQLELPKHHVMLLQAFTEISIGQLVVTSFPKIHDALEPHSFIVSRGDIKIGIFTDLGDVCSNLITHFKQCHAAFLEANYDEQMLDQGRYPWHLKNRIRGGRGHLSNRQALQLFLDHRPQHLSHLLLAHLSQDNNNPQLVQQLFDGHAGGVHVTVASRHVESAVYIIGDGAGATVNKVEQLAMSF, from the coding sequence ATGTCAGTATTTATTTGTTCACTTAATTCGGGCAGTAACGGTAACTGTTACTATGTTGGCGACCAGCGCGATGCCGTGTTGATAGATGCCGGCATATCCTGCCGCGAAACCGAAAAACGCATGCTGCGTGCCGGCTTAAGCATGAGCAAGGTGCGCGCCATCTTTGTATCGCACGAACACTCCGACCATATCCGTGGCATCCCGGTTATTGCTAAAAAGTACGATCTGCCGGTATATATCACGCCCGGTACCCTCAGTAATTCGGGCTTTTTACAGTTAGAATTGCCTAAGCATCATGTAATGTTACTACAGGCCTTTACCGAAATAAGTATCGGTCAACTGGTAGTTACATCGTTCCCAAAAATTCACGACGCGTTGGAGCCGCATAGTTTTATCGTATCTCGTGGCGATATTAAAATTGGCATATTTACCGATCTGGGCGATGTTTGCAGCAATTTGATAACACACTTTAAACAATGCCATGCCGCGTTTTTAGAAGCCAATTACGATGAGCAAATGCTTGACCAGGGCCGCTACCCATGGCACCTGAAGAACCGTATCCGCGGTGGGCGTGGACACTTATCCAACCGGCAGGCCTTGCAATTATTCCTTGATCATCGCCCTCAACATTTAAGCCACCTGTTATTGGCGCACCTATCGCAGGATAATAATAACCCGCAACTGGTGCAGCAATTATTTGATGGGCATGCCGGTGGGGTGCATGTTACCGTAGCATCGCGCCATGTAGAAAGCGCGGTTTATATTATTGGCGATGGGGCTGGTGCAACGGTAAATAAGGTGGAGCAATTGGCGATGAGTTTTTAA
- a CDS encoding alpha-d-galacturonidase → MSRRISLWYGILMLCAASISLTAQATEPVKKSVNIVTYKGHHARIDYGVKKLTEALQKAGYKVSASSDKPVAGMPNIAININTAVLKNAATNTVKSILKEGFSISSSLNKINIIGNDNSGALYGCIELADRITASHSLPTNVTMQDKPEMVLRGTCIGMQKPALLPGRGTYEYPYTPENFPWFYDKGLWSRYLDSLAENRMNSLYLWNGHPFASLVKVKDYPYAVEVDDATFKKNEEMYRWLADECDKRGIWLIQMFYNIIVSKPFAEHNNLKTQDRNRHIVPIIADYTRKSIAAFVEKYPNVGLLVALGEAMEGVGQDDIDWFTKTIIPGVKDGLKALGKTEEPPIVLRAHDTDAPEVMKYAKPIYSNLYTEAKFNGEALTTYTPHGPWADLHRTLSHIGTVQIENIHIMANLEPFRYGSADFIQKCVQAMHSVYEANGLHLYPQASYWDWPYTADNADGKRILQIDRDWIWYKEWARYAWNAHRDRAGEVKYWSAQLATKYGTDMAHGKDILNAYEQAGEISPQILRRFGITDGNRQTMTLGMLMQQLVNPEKFGLFTLLYNSEGPEGEMLSEYAEKEWKHQPHTGETPVDVINNIIAYGKKCVEAAEKASAGVGKDKAEFVRLKNDMYCYNAMANSYAHKAKAALWVLRYKYSDDVADLEKAVPEMETSLKYFDELVKLTKDSYLYANSMQTSQRKIPITGKDGKMKTWIELLPVYQQELANFKKNINILKSPQAAARRAERVVLTNARYDMVKGLSSYTLAPGAQVFADTAATIKNIAPELKGLQSIQFNKAKQVKDGTTFTFTSAKPVKVLVGYFIRKAPGYLPEPQLETDASANEFGQADVKITSGVQINNMPPVNVHTFSFKAGTNTLTLGKGACLILGVVDYTANVPVYDAGLSNEGNIKDLRWLFN, encoded by the coding sequence ATGAGTAGAAGAATAAGCCTTTGGTATGGCATTTTAATGTTATGTGCTGCCAGCATTAGTTTAACAGCGCAGGCAACCGAGCCGGTAAAAAAATCAGTTAATATTGTTACTTATAAAGGCCATCACGCCCGTATTGATTATGGCGTAAAAAAACTAACCGAGGCTTTGCAAAAAGCAGGTTATAAAGTAAGCGCAAGCAGCGATAAACCGGTTGCCGGTATGCCCAACATCGCAATCAATATTAATACTGCTGTATTAAAAAATGCCGCAACAAATACGGTTAAATCCATACTTAAAGAGGGATTCAGTATTAGCAGTTCCCTGAATAAGATTAACATTATAGGTAACGATAATTCAGGCGCTTTATATGGATGTATCGAACTGGCCGATCGCATAACGGCCAGTCACAGCCTGCCTACAAATGTTACCATGCAAGATAAGCCCGAAATGGTATTGCGCGGTACCTGTATCGGTATGCAGAAACCGGCCTTGCTGCCCGGTCGTGGTACTTACGAATATCCTTACACGCCCGAGAATTTCCCGTGGTTTTACGATAAAGGTCTATGGTCGCGCTACCTCGATTCGCTGGCCGAAAACCGCATGAACTCGTTGTACCTGTGGAACGGCCACCCGTTCGCTTCGCTGGTTAAGGTGAAAGATTATCCATATGCCGTTGAGGTTGATGACGCCACTTTTAAAAAGAACGAGGAGATGTACCGCTGGCTGGCCGATGAATGCGATAAGCGCGGCATCTGGCTAATTCAGATGTTCTATAACATTATCGTATCTAAACCCTTTGCCGAGCATAACAATCTGAAAACGCAGGACCGTAACCGCCATATCGTCCCTATTATTGCCGATTATACCCGTAAATCTATCGCGGCCTTTGTTGAGAAATATCCCAATGTAGGTCTGTTGGTGGCGCTGGGCGAAGCGATGGAAGGCGTTGGCCAGGATGACATCGACTGGTTCACTAAAACCATTATTCCAGGTGTAAAAGATGGCTTGAAAGCTTTGGGTAAGACCGAGGAACCACCCATTGTACTTCGCGCGCATGATACCGACGCGCCCGAGGTGATGAAGTACGCCAAACCCATCTACAGTAACCTGTATACCGAAGCTAAATTTAACGGCGAGGCGTTGACCACTTACACCCCGCACGGTCCATGGGCCGATCTGCACCGTACGCTGAGCCATATCGGTACCGTACAGATAGAGAATATCCACATCATGGCAAACCTGGAGCCGTTCCGCTATGGTTCGGCCGATTTTATACAGAAATGTGTGCAGGCTATGCACAGCGTTTACGAGGCTAACGGCCTGCACTTGTATCCGCAGGCATCGTACTGGGACTGGCCATATACCGCCGATAATGCAGATGGCAAACGCATCCTGCAAATAGATCGCGACTGGATCTGGTACAAAGAATGGGCCCGATACGCCTGGAACGCTCACCGCGACAGGGCCGGAGAGGTAAAATATTGGTCGGCGCAATTGGCCACCAAATACGGTACCGATATGGCGCACGGCAAAGATATCCTGAACGCCTACGAACAAGCCGGCGAAATATCGCCCCAAATACTGCGCCGCTTTGGTATTACCGACGGCAACCGCCAAACCATGACTTTGGGTATGCTGATGCAGCAATTGGTGAACCCCGAAAAATTTGGCTTGTTCACCCTGCTGTATAACTCCGAAGGCCCCGAGGGCGAGATGTTGAGCGAATACGCCGAAAAAGAATGGAAGCACCAGCCGCACACAGGCGAAACCCCGGTTGATGTGATTAATAACATTATAGCCTACGGTAAAAAATGTGTAGAGGCCGCCGAAAAGGCATCGGCAGGCGTAGGCAAGGATAAAGCCGAATTTGTCCGACTGAAGAACGATATGTATTGTTACAACGCTATGGCCAACAGCTATGCCCACAAGGCCAAAGCCGCGCTATGGGTATTGCGCTACAAATACAGCGATGACGTAGCCGACCTTGAAAAAGCTGTACCCGAAATGGAGACCAGCCTGAAATATTTTGATGAACTTGTAAAGCTAACCAAAGACAGCTACCTGTATGCCAATAGCATGCAAACCAGTCAGCGTAAAATACCCATCACCGGCAAGGATGGCAAAATGAAGACCTGGATAGAACTGCTACCCGTTTACCAGCAGGAACTGGCTAACTTTAAAAAGAATATCAATATCTTAAAATCGCCGCAGGCAGCTGCCAGGCGTGCCGAGCGCGTGGTGTTAACTAATGCCCGATATGATATGGTTAAAGGTTTAAGCAGTTACACTTTAGCTCCCGGCGCGCAGGTTTTTGCCGATACCGCGGCGACCATTAAAAATATCGCCCCTGAATTAAAAGGTCTGCAGAGTATACAATTTAATAAAGCCAAACAGGTTAAAGATGGTACCACATTCACCTTTACATCGGCCAAACCGGTGAAGGTGTTGGTGGGCTACTTCATCCGTAAAGCACCTGGTTACCTGCCCGAACCGCAACTGGAGACCGACGCCAGCGCCAACGAATTTGGCCAGGCTGATGTGAAGATCACCAGCGGCGTACAGATAAATAATATGCCTCCGGTAAACGTGCACACCTTCAGCTTTAAGGCAGGTACCAATACGCTTACCCTGGGCAAAGGCGCCTGTTTGATCTTAGGGGTTGTTGACTATACCGCCAACGTTCCTGTTTATGATGCAGGCTTGAGCAATGAGGGTAATATTAAGGACTTACGTTGGTTGTTTAATTAG
- a CDS encoding MGH1-like glycoside hydrolase domain-containing protein, whose amino-acid sequence MKKLQILLFSLGVLGLAASQGYAQQKRILSLDKLKSNINYFNAIDTETVKNYITNDKAYDFLAKNAPIFDCPDSAIQRIYYYRWWTFRKHLKQTPDGFIFDEFITPVSFSGIYNSGSSALGHQIYEGRWLHDTQYIKDYINFWLYTDPKQPKPKFHNFSSWVDNAVYNFYLVNKDKGFIEKILPELNKDYKLWETEKQLPSGLFYQFDVRDAMEESISGSRKDKNRRPTINSYMYGNAVALAKMADLAGIDSLKTKYTQKAVMMKKLTQDSLWDAEASFFEAKHPNGKFAGAREELGFIPWYFSLPDDKPAYAKQWDQLLDEKGFKAPWGLTTAERRHPLFRTHGNGHSCEWDGAVWPFATTQTLKGLSNLLTNYTNKGSMTPAVFYDELHKYALSHIKRGVPYLGEYQDEKTGYWLKGDNPRSSYYNHSGFVDLVINDLVGFKPRADNMLEVSPLVPQGKWKWFGLDNVLYHGRIISILWDETGTHYKKGKGLSVYADGKMIYRGNALKHILVKMT is encoded by the coding sequence ATGAAAAAGCTGCAAATTTTACTGTTTTCGCTTGGGGTGTTAGGTCTTGCAGCCTCGCAAGGTTACGCGCAGCAAAAACGCATTTTAAGTTTGGATAAGCTGAAAAGCAATATCAATTACTTCAACGCCATCGATACCGAAACGGTTAAAAACTATATCACCAACGATAAAGCTTACGATTTCCTGGCTAAGAACGCGCCCATTTTCGATTGCCCCGATTCGGCTATTCAGCGTATCTACTATTATCGTTGGTGGACATTCCGCAAGCATCTGAAGCAAACCCCGGATGGTTTTATTTTCGATGAGTTTATCACCCCGGTAAGTTTCTCGGGCATTTATAACAGTGGCAGCAGCGCTTTGGGGCATCAAATCTATGAAGGCCGCTGGCTTCACGATACACAGTATATTAAGGATTATATTAACTTTTGGCTATATACCGATCCGAAGCAGCCTAAGCCAAAGTTCCACAATTTTAGTAGCTGGGTTGATAACGCGGTTTACAACTTCTATTTGGTAAATAAGGATAAAGGATTTATCGAAAAGATACTGCCAGAGTTAAACAAAGACTACAAACTTTGGGAAACCGAGAAACAACTACCATCGGGCCTGTTCTACCAGTTTGATGTAAGGGACGCGATGGAAGAATCCATCAGCGGCAGTCGAAAGGATAAAAACCGGCGGCCAACCATCAATAGCTATATGTACGGCAACGCAGTGGCACTAGCAAAAATGGCCGATTTGGCAGGAATAGATTCGCTTAAGACCAAATACACCCAGAAGGCCGTCATGATGAAAAAGCTGACGCAGGATAGCCTTTGGGATGCCGAAGCCAGTTTCTTTGAAGCCAAACACCCCAATGGAAAATTTGCCGGTGCCCGCGAAGAACTGGGCTTCATTCCATGGTATTTTAGCCTGCCCGATGATAAACCCGCCTACGCCAAACAATGGGACCAGTTATTAGACGAAAAAGGCTTTAAAGCCCCCTGGGGACTAACCACTGCCGAACGTCGTCATCCGCTGTTCCGCACCCATGGCAATGGGCATAGCTGCGAATGGGATGGCGCGGTATGGCCATTTGCTACTACGCAAACCTTAAAGGGCTTATCTAACCTGCTTACCAATTATACCAACAAAGGAAGTATGACCCCGGCGGTTTTTTACGATGAACTGCATAAATACGCCCTGTCGCACATTAAACGTGGTGTGCCTTACCTTGGCGAATACCAGGACGAAAAGACCGGCTACTGGCTGAAAGGCGATAACCCGCGCAGCAGCTATTACAACCACTCGGGGTTTGTAGACCTGGTGATCAACGATCTTGTTGGCTTTAAACCACGCGCCGATAATATGCTGGAAGTATCGCCGCTGGTACCGCAGGGCAAATGGAAATGGTTCGGGTTGGATAATGTGCTTTACCATGGCCGAATCATCAGCATACTTTGGGACGAAACCGGCACTCACTATAAAAAAGGCAAAGGCCTGAGCGTTTATGCGGATGGCAAAATGATATACCGTGGCAATGCACTGAAGCATATACTGGTGAAGATGACATAA
- a CDS encoding helix-turn-helix domain-containing protein gives MLVDIGKSIRQRRKQLKITQPYLAELAEISVNTIYKIERNEANPTLTVINKIAEVLGLELKLEVKKTD, from the coding sequence ATGTTGGTGGATATAGGTAAAAGCATCAGGCAAAGGCGTAAGCAGCTTAAAATTACCCAGCCTTATTTGGCCGAACTTGCCGAAATAAGTGTAAATACTATTTATAAAATTGAAAGGAACGAAGCGAACCCAACCCTAACTGTAATTAATAAAATAGCCGAAGTTTTGGGCTTGGAATTGAAGCTTGAAGTTAAGAAAACAGATTAA